The Spirosoma radiotolerans genome has a window encoding:
- the rbfA gene encoding 30S ribosome-binding factor RbfA, whose amino-acid sequence MESKRQQKVSRQLQKDLSEIFQREVPHLFNGAFITVTSVRVSPDLSVARVYLSFLASKNKQLLLETIQEKGKVIRQHLGDRVRHQLRIVPELNFFLDDTAEYADKMDKLFSGLDIPPAPAEDDEDNE is encoded by the coding sequence ATGGAATCGAAACGACAGCAAAAAGTATCCCGGCAGTTACAGAAAGATTTGAGCGAGATCTTTCAACGGGAAGTGCCGCATTTGTTCAATGGCGCATTTATTACCGTAACCAGTGTCCGGGTATCGCCCGATTTGAGTGTCGCACGGGTATATCTTAGCTTTTTGGCGTCTAAGAACAAGCAACTTTTGCTGGAAACGATTCAGGAGAAGGGTAAAGTAATTCGGCAGCATTTGGGCGACCGCGTCCGGCACCAGCTCCGTATTGTGCCCGAACTCAACTTCTTTCTGGACGACACGGCTGAGTATGCCGACAAGATGGATAAACTTTTCTCCGGCCTTGACATTCCACCCGCCCCGGCGGAGGACGACGAAGATAATGAGTGA